The Alosa sapidissima isolate fAloSap1 chromosome 16, fAloSap1.pri, whole genome shotgun sequence genome has a segment encoding these proteins:
- the LOC121685694 gene encoding zinc transporter ZIP9 — MDGAMAIILISVAMFVGCFILGMIPLLIRLSEQKLQFVSVFGAGLLCGTALAVIIPEGVELMENSSREYVCSRMAANGNTSEYSPELVAGKGLPPHFFIGVSLVIGFTLMFVVDQIGSYCSIHDPRTGMSSSTSVTATLGLVIHAAADGVALGAAAASSQVSVQVIVFFAVILHKAPAAFGLVSFLMHAGLERKQIQNHLLAFAAAAPVLAISTYFILNATGGSPQHRLSATGIGLLFSAGTFLYVATVHVLPEISNRGQHQSNHLPHHAGAGAYQQGGLGILESLILIIGAGLPVLLALGLHDD, encoded by the exons ATGGACGGGGCAATGGCAATTATTTTGATATCAGTGGCTATGTTCGTAGGATGTTTTATATTAGGAATGATACCCCTCTTAATCCGACTTTCAGAG CAAAAGCTGCAGTTTGTCAGTGTATTCGGGGCAGGGCTCCTATGTGGCACCGCTCTTGCTGTTATAATTCCTGAAGGGGTGGAGTTGATGGAGAATTCATCGAGAG AGTATGTCTGCTCCAGGATGGCAGCCAATGGAAACACTAGTGAATATAGCCCTGAGCTGGTTGCCGGGAAAGGCCTACCACCCCATTTCTTCATCGGCGTCTCCCTCGTGATCGGCTTCACCCTCATGTTTGTCGTGGACCAGATTGGCAGCTACTGCTCCATACATG ATCCTCGAACAGGCATGTCCAGCAGCACAAGTGTCACAGCTACCTTAGGACTTGTGATTCATGCAGCAG CGGATGGAGTAGCCTTGGGTGCTGCAGCGGCCTCCTCCCAGGTGTCTGTACAAGTCATCGTCTTCTTCGCAGTAATTCTGCACAAG GCTCCAGCAGCGTTTGGTCTGGTGTCCTTCCTCATGCATGCAGGCCTGGAGCGTAAACAGATTCAGAACCATCTCCTGGCGTTCGCGGCCGCAGCCCCTGTCCTGGCCATCAGCACCTATTTCATCCTCAACGCT ACTGGAGGATCACCTCAGCATCGATTAAGTGCTACTGGCATTGGATTGCTGTTCTCAGCTGGAACTTTCCTGTATGTTGCAACGGTACATGTACTCCCTGAGATCAGCAACAGGGGGCAGCACCAATCCAACCATCTTCCCCACCATGCAGGAGCAGGAGCCTACCAACAGGGGGGGCTAGGGATTCTAGAGAGTCTCATCCTCATTATTGGAGCTGGACTTCCTGTACTACTTGCCCTTGGACTGCATGATGATTGA
- the LOC121685914 gene encoding coiled-coil domain-containing protein 177, protein MEDIRPPSPLLHLDLNNFDRPDAESCRYVLTSPRSLESCSKLGIKPVDLLFKPLSEFVEKNKDMPLGATTKLYEAHEKQRVRLLRLCREERERIIEEGKGIGASLKQFPALETVLEHMTDSQSTETKSRNTIETQRKLENKLVGISLGRRRSVSFSETTSSLATGDPLVQFPTYDGRLLSARSQIGSSNLSLGDLRHSPATERQLERLTRDIQKKMSITVPEKDRKIAALMLVKHEDEQVRQRLSVWEERQRREEQKQEEVRRLRSERLKRKELLRSIRRWQEDLEVRRQLRERQEEEQVGVREQEMALHEERWRRLAEEQETRRMERAEEARREAEDRKRSQERLLHDKEREELEERERERRLAQRKEQRARRSRRTQERRERRRLRQENCREELRHVLLSREAQEQTRAIEDAKRRMLEQKLIRSGQNRAQVLDARLQELQRRAAREDEQIRQAQLRAGWQSRQRLQEKHILAQLGQQRLEQAEQRARLQLASRVQLLRQENRRKELSHQQLREEAERQEEAERELRLRAAELKDRRCEMLQREREEQLRESRRVAQASFHMRERVREQTSSRTFNKMALEAQLFTSLGKLKM, encoded by the coding sequence ATGGAGGATATAAGGCCGCCGTCCCCTCTACTTCATCTGGATCTCAATAATTTTGACAGACCTGATGCAGAAAGTTGCAGATATGTGCTTACTAGTCCCCGCTCATTGGAATCATGCTCCAAATTGGGCATCAAACCAGTTGATCTCTTGTTTAAGCCCCTTTCTGAGTTCGTGGAGAAAAACAAAGACATGCCATTGGGAGCCACCACGAAATTGTACGAGGCTCACGAAAAACAACGAGTTCGACTCCTGCGCCTCTGTcgagaggagcgagagaggaTTATAGAGGAGGGTAAAGGTATTGGGGCGTCCTTAAAACAGTTTCCTGCCCTTGAAACAGTTCTTGAGCATATGACTGACAGCCAAAGCACAGAGACTAAGAGTAGAAACACCATTGAAACACAGAGAAAGCTGGAAAATAAGTTAGTTGGGATTAGTTTGGGCCGTCGGAGGTCTGTGAGTTTCAGTGAAACAACCTCCTCTTTAGCCACTGGTGACCCCTTGGTCCAATTCCCAACTTACGATGGCAGGCTCCTCAGTGCCCGCAGCCAGATTGGCAGCAGCAACCTGAGCCTGGGAGACCTACGACACTCTCCTGCCACCGAGAGGCAGCTGGAGAGACTCACCCGGGACATTCAGAAGAAGATGAGCATCACGGTGCCAGAGAAGGACCGCAAAATCGCAGCCCTGATGCTGGTCAAGCATGAGGACGAACAGGTGCGGCAGCGGCTGAGCGTCTGGGAGGAGCGGCAGCGCCGCGAGGAGCAGAAGCAGGAGGAGGTGCGGCGTCTCCGCAGCGAGCGCCTGAAGAGGAAGGAGCTCCTGCGGAGCATCCGGCGCTGGCAGGAGGACCTGGAGGTGCGGCGGCAGTTGCGGGAGcggcaggaggaagagcaggttGGGGTGCGCGAACAGGAGATGGCCCTGCACGAGGAGCGCTGGAGGAGGCTCGCCGAGGAGCAGGAGACGAGGCGGATGGAACGCGCGGAGGAGGCACGCCGCGAGGCCGAGGATCGCAAGCGCTCGCAGGAGCGTCTGCTCCATGACAAGGAGcgtgaggagctggaggagcgcGAGCGCGAGCGGCGCCTGGCCCAGCGCAAGGAGCAGCGCGCCCGCCGCAGCCGCAGGACCCAGGAGCGCCGCGAGCGCCGCCGTCTCCGCCAGGAGAACTGTCGTGAGGAGCTGCGCCACGTGCTCCTCAGCAGGGAGGCGCAGGAGCAGACGCGAGCGATAGAGGACGCCAAGCGGCGGATGCTGGAGCAGAAGCTCATACGCTCGGGTCAGAACCGGGCCCAGGTGCTGGACGCTCGTCTGCAGGAGCTCCAGCGCCGCGCTGCCCGCGAGGACGAGCAGATTCGCCAGGCGCAGCTGCGCGCCGGCTGGCAGAGCCGCCAGAGGCTGCAGGAAAAGCACATCCTGGCACAACTGGGGCAGCAGCGTCTGGAACAGGCAGAGCAGCGGGCACGACTGCAGCTGGCCAGTCGAGTCCAGCTGCTCCGCCAGGAGAACCGCCGCAAGGAGCTCTCGCACCAGCAGCTGCGCGAGGAAGCGGAGCGTCAGGAGGAGGCCGAGAGGGAGCTGCGTCTCCGTGCGGCCGAGCTGAAGGACCGGCGCTGCGAGATGCTGCAGAGGGAGCGGGAGGAGCAGCTGAGGGAGAGCCGGCGGGTGGCGCAGGCCTCCTTCCACATGAGGGAGCGCGTGCGCGAGCAGACAAGCAGCCGCACCTTCAACAAGATGGCACTGGAGGCCCAGCTCTTCACCAGCCTGGGCAAATTGAAGATGTGA